A region from the Kribbella shirazensis genome encodes:
- a CDS encoding LodA/GoxA family CTQ-dependent oxidase has protein sequence MATTYKIHPAIGIARVGNSPDEFFVGPERIGERPEPPGGFKDAQCRVKRQAARFRIFAHHDDGSVDELTDATAEISWTVHLVNAKAAHPNRGNSEPSGQLTIDPGARTLTGPDQRQLFDTGTISFSGESTVTVPLGEIRSDDDNHLLVLGGHGAADSPAGNLIGSFWGNAGWYDDVSDGPVSATITLRADNSTPTVEGAWVIVAPPKFAPHQDSVTTLYDRVLQRMVDLGLAPAPTTTSYTNDVYPILQRARDTRWVEGIFGAHSWPDPVTSQPLVDAIFARLRPPGDMPRLNGGDSALTPIQYAHMQRWQQGNYTADWTGVPAPQADLTPDGMDRAALEACVGGAFFPGIEAGGLSAGDRPILETTYAEAFRLASSVTAGAISQAMALPWQADFKACGDNWWPVPRPNDVVPSSGVGQARWDRDVTSMDDMVALWHTLGFVVEQGSQHVEVEHCDEASITLLTPELRFVDVPQGPMGMVREAVLAITFEVLSPSAAITLDYAPGGAPAHPQLVAVTTSVTVGPTAPNAVATARLWVVYRTGAAPSSIPPQVLTVRDAASGQTWQVTVTGNTVPRTTTATALVLDRSGSMSEDRGDGQSKHVALQQAANIFTDLMLEGDGVGIVRYNQDAQALQPVLELGAGGLSDLNRNATHDTINGTGLDPQGATSIGDGIFEGRGLLDAASPYDVKSLVVLTDGIENSPRRISDVAAQINSRTYAVGLGQPQNISVPALQTISGNNGGYLLVTGAITADNRFLLQKYFLQVLAGISNAEVVLDPDGELTVGAVHRIPFQLTDADSGVDVVLLTPRPDVVDFRLQTPNGLLIEPWRAQAEPAMRYVTGEGVSYYRITLPIQLRPDRFDQGGTWHALLTIGRPHTERTADDSDGVDLSILRGRAPRSAPPQQRPFEFQRAFAVANQPAVGDQPGRRGLPYSLVVHSYSNVSLRATADQRSFEPGAEVTINATLTQSGVPVDGDPYLWADVTRPDGVVTTVVLDAAGPGDFTGRFGTTMPGVYRIRVRARGRTRAGEPFTRERLVTAAVWRGGDSTPPPAGDDSFCEFLSCLLADGVIDRRLIERLRRLGFDVEALRKCLHGCGCAGD, from the coding sequence ATGGCGACGACGTACAAGATTCATCCGGCGATCGGCATCGCCCGGGTCGGGAACAGTCCGGACGAGTTCTTCGTCGGACCGGAGCGCATCGGCGAGCGGCCGGAACCACCGGGGGGATTCAAGGACGCGCAGTGCCGCGTCAAGCGGCAGGCGGCACGGTTCCGGATCTTCGCGCACCACGACGACGGCAGCGTCGACGAGCTGACCGACGCCACGGCCGAGATCTCGTGGACCGTGCACCTGGTGAACGCCAAGGCCGCGCACCCGAACCGCGGCAACAGCGAGCCGTCCGGTCAGCTCACGATCGACCCCGGCGCGCGCACGCTGACCGGGCCGGACCAGCGGCAGCTCTTCGACACCGGCACGATCAGCTTCTCCGGTGAGTCGACGGTGACGGTGCCGCTCGGCGAGATCCGCAGCGACGACGACAACCACCTGCTGGTGCTGGGCGGACACGGCGCCGCGGACTCGCCGGCCGGCAACCTGATCGGCAGCTTCTGGGGCAACGCCGGCTGGTACGACGACGTGTCCGACGGACCGGTGTCCGCGACGATCACGCTCCGCGCGGACAACTCGACGCCCACGGTCGAGGGTGCCTGGGTGATCGTCGCGCCGCCGAAGTTCGCACCCCATCAGGACAGCGTGACGACACTGTACGACCGGGTCCTGCAACGGATGGTCGACCTCGGGCTCGCACCGGCGCCGACCACGACGTCGTACACGAACGACGTCTATCCGATCCTGCAGCGCGCCCGCGACACCCGGTGGGTGGAAGGTATCTTCGGCGCGCACAGCTGGCCGGACCCGGTGACGTCGCAGCCGCTGGTCGACGCGATCTTCGCCCGGCTGCGACCGCCCGGCGACATGCCCCGCCTCAACGGCGGCGACTCCGCGCTGACACCGATCCAGTACGCGCACATGCAGCGCTGGCAGCAGGGCAACTACACCGCCGACTGGACCGGCGTCCCGGCGCCCCAGGCCGATCTGACTCCGGACGGCATGGACCGCGCGGCACTCGAGGCCTGCGTCGGCGGCGCGTTCTTCCCCGGCATCGAGGCGGGCGGACTGTCCGCGGGCGACCGGCCGATCCTCGAGACGACGTACGCCGAGGCGTTCCGGCTCGCGTCCTCGGTGACGGCCGGCGCGATCAGCCAGGCGATGGCGTTGCCGTGGCAGGCGGACTTCAAGGCGTGCGGCGACAACTGGTGGCCGGTCCCGCGGCCGAACGACGTCGTACCGTCGTCCGGCGTCGGGCAGGCGCGCTGGGATCGCGACGTCACCAGCATGGACGACATGGTGGCGCTGTGGCACACCCTCGGATTCGTTGTGGAGCAAGGATCCCAGCACGTCGAGGTCGAGCACTGCGACGAGGCGTCGATCACCTTGCTCACACCGGAGTTGCGGTTCGTCGACGTACCGCAGGGACCGATGGGCATGGTGCGTGAGGCGGTGCTGGCGATCACGTTCGAGGTGCTGTCCCCCAGCGCGGCGATCACCCTCGACTACGCGCCGGGCGGTGCGCCGGCACATCCGCAACTGGTCGCCGTCACGACGTCGGTCACCGTCGGCCCGACCGCGCCGAACGCGGTGGCCACCGCCCGGCTGTGGGTCGTGTACCGCACGGGCGCCGCGCCGTCGTCGATTCCGCCGCAGGTGCTCACGGTCCGCGACGCCGCTTCGGGTCAGACGTGGCAGGTGACGGTCACCGGCAACACCGTTCCGCGGACGACGACAGCGACCGCGCTCGTGCTGGACCGCTCGGGCAGCATGAGCGAGGACCGTGGTGACGGGCAGAGCAAGCACGTGGCGCTGCAACAGGCCGCGAACATCTTCACCGACCTGATGCTGGAGGGCGACGGCGTCGGGATCGTCCGCTACAACCAGGACGCCCAGGCGCTGCAGCCGGTTCTCGAACTCGGGGCCGGTGGGCTGTCCGACCTCAACCGCAACGCCACCCACGACACGATCAACGGCACCGGCCTCGATCCGCAGGGCGCGACCTCGATCGGTGACGGCATCTTCGAAGGACGCGGTCTGCTCGACGCGGCCTCGCCGTACGACGTGAAGTCGCTCGTCGTACTCACCGACGGGATCGAGAACAGTCCGCGGCGGATCTCCGACGTCGCGGCGCAGATCAATTCGCGGACGTACGCCGTCGGGCTCGGGCAGCCGCAGAACATCAGCGTGCCCGCGCTGCAGACGATCTCCGGCAACAACGGCGGGTACCTGCTGGTGACCGGTGCGATCACTGCCGACAACCGGTTCCTGTTGCAGAAGTACTTCCTGCAGGTGCTCGCCGGGATCAGCAACGCCGAGGTGGTGCTGGACCCGGACGGCGAGCTGACCGTCGGCGCAGTACACCGCATCCCGTTCCAGCTGACCGACGCGGACTCCGGCGTCGACGTAGTCCTGCTCACGCCGCGGCCGGACGTCGTCGACTTCCGGCTGCAGACACCGAACGGGTTGCTGATCGAACCGTGGCGGGCGCAGGCGGAGCCGGCCATGCGGTACGTGACCGGCGAAGGCGTCTCGTACTACCGGATCACGCTGCCGATCCAGCTCCGGCCGGATCGTTTCGACCAGGGCGGGACCTGGCATGCGCTGCTGACGATCGGGCGGCCTCATACCGAAAGGACAGCTGATGACTCCGACGGCGTCGACCTGTCGATCCTTCGTGGTCGCGCTCCCCGGTCCGCGCCACCGCAACAGCGGCCGTTCGAGTTCCAGCGCGCCTTCGCGGTGGCGAACCAGCCCGCCGTCGGCGACCAGCCGGGGCGGCGCGGTCTCCCCTACAGCCTGGTGGTGCACTCCTACTCGAACGTGTCGCTGCGTGCCACGGCCGACCAGCGATCGTTCGAGCCGGGCGCCGAGGTGACGATCAACGCCACGCTGACCCAGTCCGGCGTACCCGTCGACGGGGATCCGTACCTCTGGGCCGACGTCACACGTCCGGACGGAGTCGTCACGACGGTCGTCCTCGATGCCGCCGGTCCGGGGGACTTCACGGGCAGGTTCGGTACGACGATGCCGGGGGTCTACCGGATCCGGGTCCGCGCGCGTGGCCGTACCCGGGCCGGCGAGCCGTTCACGCGTGAACGTCTGGTGACGGCGGCGGTCTGGCGTGGCGGCGACAGTACCCCGCCTCCGGCCGGTGACGACTCGTTCTGTGAGTTCTTGTCGTGTCTGCTCGCGGACGGGGTGATCGACAGGCGGCTGATCGAGCGGCTGCGGCGGCTCGGGTTCGATGTGGAAGCACTCCGCAAGTGCCTGCACGGCTGCGGTTGCGCCGGGGACTGA
- a CDS encoding SRPBCC family protein: MAVDVLTETVIERPVEVVAAYAGDPSNAPEWYSNIESVKWLTEPPVGVGSRMDFVAHFLGRRLAYTYEVVELVAGRRLVMRTAQGPFPMETSYEWVPAGEAATRMTLRNRGEPTGFAGVAAPLMAAAMRRANTKDLARLKGLLESR, translated from the coding sequence ATGGCTGTCGACGTGCTGACGGAGACTGTGATCGAGCGGCCGGTCGAGGTTGTGGCGGCGTACGCCGGGGATCCGTCGAACGCGCCGGAGTGGTACTCGAACATCGAGTCGGTCAAGTGGCTGACGGAGCCTCCGGTCGGTGTGGGATCGCGGATGGACTTCGTCGCGCACTTCCTCGGCCGGCGGCTCGCGTACACGTACGAGGTCGTCGAACTGGTCGCGGGCCGGCGGTTGGTGATGCGGACGGCGCAGGGGCCGTTCCCGATGGAGACGAGTTACGAATGGGTGCCGGCGGGGGAGGCGGCCACCCGGATGACCTTGCGGAACCGCGGCGAGCCGACTGGGTTCGCCGGGGTCGCGGCGCCGTTGATGGCCGCGGCGATGCGGCGGGCCAACACGAAGGATCTGGCCCGGTTGAAGGGTTTGCTCGAGTCACGGTGA
- a CDS encoding alcohol dehydrogenase catalytic domain-containing protein: MADVYACVVHAAGDLRIEERDAVAPGAGQVAVRIAYGGICGSDLHYYREGGVGDFRIRQPLVLGHEVVGRISHGTDGLAEGTPVGIHPATPCGSCAECLRDRRNICAYSNYLGSAARDPHIQGGFVQELIIPADQVRVLPAGLELRTAVLAEPLSVAIHAVRQAGVGAVDGKRVLVTGAGPIGLLAVAALRQAGAAEVVVSDLHETPLKLATQVGATHTVRVGDAEWPDEIDVAIEASGTAGGLRTCLERVRRGGTVVQVGSLPGGDTAFAGNVLMTRELTLTGAFRFDHEFDTAIEWLAGGLYVEPIVTHTFPLADAQTAFDLAGDRTSASKVLLDLSAVGHHP, from the coding sequence GTGGCCGACGTGTACGCCTGTGTGGTGCATGCCGCGGGTGATCTGCGGATCGAGGAACGTGACGCCGTCGCGCCGGGGGCGGGGCAGGTCGCGGTGCGGATCGCGTACGGCGGGATCTGCGGGTCGGACCTGCACTACTACCGCGAGGGCGGCGTCGGCGACTTCCGGATCCGGCAGCCGTTGGTGCTCGGCCATGAGGTGGTCGGACGGATCAGCCACGGTACGGACGGGCTCGCGGAGGGTACGCCGGTGGGGATCCACCCGGCGACACCGTGCGGCTCGTGTGCCGAATGCCTCCGGGACCGGCGGAACATCTGTGCCTACAGCAACTATCTCGGCAGCGCGGCGCGGGACCCGCACATCCAGGGCGGGTTCGTCCAGGAGCTGATCATCCCGGCCGACCAGGTGCGGGTGTTGCCGGCAGGGCTCGAGCTGCGGACCGCCGTACTCGCAGAGCCGTTGTCGGTGGCGATCCACGCTGTGCGGCAAGCCGGCGTGGGTGCTGTGGACGGGAAGCGCGTGCTGGTCACCGGCGCGGGACCGATCGGGCTGCTCGCGGTGGCGGCGTTGCGGCAGGCGGGCGCCGCGGAGGTCGTCGTCAGCGATCTGCACGAGACTCCGCTGAAGCTCGCCACCCAGGTCGGCGCGACGCACACGGTCCGCGTCGGTGACGCGGAGTGGCCCGACGAGATCGACGTCGCCATCGAGGCATCCGGGACGGCGGGCGGCCTGCGGACCTGTCTGGAACGGGTACGCCGCGGCGGTACCGTCGTCCAGGTCGGGTCGCTGCCCGGCGGCGACACGGCGTTCGCCGGGAACGTGCTGATGACCCGCGAGCTCACGCTGACCGGTGCGTTCCGGTTCGACCACGAGTTCGATACCGCGATCGAGTGGCTGGCCGGTGGGCTGTACGTCGAGCCGATCGTCACGCACACGTTCCCGCTCGCCGACGCGCAGACCGCTTTCGACCTCGCCGGCGACCGCACCAGCGCGTCGAAGGTGCTGCTCGACCTCAGCGCCGTCGGTCATCACCCGTGA
- a CDS encoding TIGR03619 family F420-dependent LLM class oxidoreductase: MKLGLGLPTSGVGTSVAAIAEAAEEAERIGLDSIWTFERLLSPVDGAIGIGGTEPTPLPESYRSVYDPLETLAYVAARTSTIALGTSVLDVLLHSPIVLGRRLATLDQLCGGRLLAGLGVGWMVAEFDAAGVPTERRGARLEEHITAMRAVWGPDPVAHDGAFYTIAPSYAGPKPVAPGGVAVLAGAMAPAAVERAGRLGLGLNPIMMTWEMFEGSVAAFRDAAAKAGHDAASLPVVVRVNGEVTASPVDDRQPLTGSVEQVVEDLARVARSGVDHVLWGPGDDVDQQLELMAELRRSI, from the coding sequence ATGAAGCTGGGTCTGGGGTTGCCGACGTCCGGAGTCGGTACGAGCGTGGCAGCGATCGCCGAGGCCGCCGAGGAGGCGGAACGGATCGGGCTGGACTCGATCTGGACGTTCGAGCGGCTGCTGAGTCCGGTCGACGGCGCGATCGGCATCGGCGGCACCGAACCGACACCGCTGCCGGAGAGCTACCGCAGCGTGTACGACCCACTCGAGACCCTGGCGTACGTCGCCGCGCGCACCAGCACGATCGCACTGGGGACGAGCGTGCTGGATGTCCTGCTGCACAGTCCGATCGTGCTGGGCCGGCGGCTGGCGACCCTCGACCAGTTGTGCGGCGGCCGGCTGCTCGCCGGACTCGGTGTGGGCTGGATGGTGGCCGAGTTCGATGCGGCCGGGGTGCCGACCGAACGACGCGGGGCGCGGCTGGAGGAGCACATCACCGCGATGCGCGCGGTCTGGGGCCCGGACCCGGTCGCGCACGACGGCGCGTTCTACACGATCGCACCGTCGTACGCCGGTCCGAAGCCGGTCGCTCCGGGCGGCGTCGCGGTACTGGCCGGGGCGATGGCCCCGGCGGCGGTCGAGCGCGCCGGGCGCCTCGGGCTCGGGCTGAACCCGATCATGATGACCTGGGAGATGTTCGAAGGATCGGTCGCCGCCTTCCGCGACGCCGCCGCGAAGGCCGGACACGACGCGGCGTCGCTGCCGGTCGTGGTCCGGGTCAACGGCGAGGTCACTGCCTCGCCGGTCGACGACCGGCAGCCGCTGACCGGCAGCGTGGAGCAGGTCGTCGAGGATCTCGCCCGGGTCGCGCGATCCGGCGTGGACCATGTGCTGTGGGGTCCGGGGGACGACGTCGACCAGCAGCTCGAGCTGATGGCGGAACTGCGGCGTTCGATCTGA
- a CDS encoding BNR-4 repeat-containing protein gives MDAARVINDNGAWCWFQDERAVVDPDGGVLVVGSIAAPEGPGRDGRAGNVELTVVDLRSGAVEVVVLHERFEADDHDVPALWRRRDGRWLAVYTKHKTDDLTRWRVSEPGDPRKWGPEQTFDWSEFTGGRGVTYSNLHELDGRLYCFARAVNDDPCALVSDDEGDTWTYAGKLFTRPKIGYVNGYTRYVSTGKRIDLITTDHHPRDYNNSIYHGYLEAGALHRADGTVVDEIALDADAPSQVELTTILAADSVWDGEAMTHCWTVDIRRGDDGTLAAILLARCDTPDNPEEAFEHLHPVPDHRFFYARLAPGGTWQVRQLAKAGHGLLPHENDYTGLVAIDPYDLDSLYVSTPIDPRDGAALDHHEIFHARTADSGARWTWTPITENSTVDNLRPIVAPGDPGRIPLLWFRGEMTASQHYACEVVLLDRPR, from the coding sequence ATGGATGCGGCTCGGGTGATCAACGACAACGGTGCTTGGTGCTGGTTCCAGGATGAGCGGGCGGTGGTCGACCCGGACGGTGGTGTGCTCGTCGTCGGGTCGATCGCGGCGCCCGAAGGGCCGGGCAGGGACGGCCGGGCGGGCAACGTCGAGCTGACCGTCGTCGACCTGCGGTCCGGCGCGGTCGAGGTCGTCGTACTGCACGAGCGCTTCGAGGCCGACGACCACGACGTACCGGCGTTGTGGCGGCGGCGCGACGGACGCTGGCTGGCCGTCTACACCAAGCACAAGACCGACGACCTGACCCGCTGGCGCGTGAGCGAGCCGGGCGACCCGCGGAAATGGGGTCCGGAGCAGACGTTCGACTGGAGCGAGTTCACCGGCGGACGTGGCGTCACGTACTCGAACCTGCACGAGCTCGACGGTCGGCTGTACTGCTTCGCGCGAGCGGTGAACGACGACCCGTGCGCTCTCGTGTCCGACGACGAGGGTGACACGTGGACGTACGCCGGGAAGCTCTTCACCCGCCCGAAGATCGGCTACGTCAACGGCTACACCCGCTATGTGTCCACCGGGAAACGCATCGACCTGATCACGACCGACCACCACCCGCGCGACTACAACAACTCGATCTACCACGGCTACCTGGAGGCCGGCGCGCTGCACCGCGCCGACGGGACTGTCGTGGACGAGATCGCCCTCGATGCCGACGCGCCCTCGCAGGTGGAGCTCACCACGATCCTCGCTGCCGACTCGGTCTGGGACGGCGAAGCGATGACGCACTGCTGGACGGTCGACATCCGCCGCGGCGACGACGGCACGCTCGCCGCGATCCTGCTCGCCCGCTGCGACACCCCGGACAACCCCGAGGAAGCCTTCGAGCACCTGCACCCGGTGCCGGACCACCGCTTCTTCTATGCACGCCTCGCGCCGGGCGGGACCTGGCAGGTGCGCCAACTGGCCAAGGCCGGTCACGGCCTGCTGCCGCATGAGAACGACTACACCGGTCTGGTCGCGATCGACCCGTACGACCTCGACTCGCTCTACGTCTCCACACCGATCGACCCGCGCGACGGCGCCGCCCTGGATCACCACGAGATCTTCCATGCCCGTACGGCGGACAGCGGGGCGCGCTGGACGTGGACGCCGATCACCGAGAACTCCACCGTCGACAACCTCCGCCCGATCGTCGCGCCCGGCGACCCGGGGCGGATCCCGCTGCTCTGGTTCCGCGGCGAGATGACCGCGTCCCAGCACTACGCCTGCGAGGTCGTCCTCCTCGACCGCCCCAGGTGA
- a CDS encoding MFS transporter, with translation MTVPVRRLWVAVLCGYLAFGAALQALPSYVPDKFGGGALASGTAVGIAFLATACGRPFAGWLADAGWSRPVVLVGGVLAAVGGLGQLLAPDLVVLLVARLVMGAGEAALFSAALPWVLAGTRIAQRGRVAGWFGLSMWGGLAGGPVVATAVGGFVWWAVVALSMASVALVLTTRHDPGRVEPLVRIRGVRDLVPRGVPLPGATIGLAAYCYGTVAALLVLRLRADGIGVDGIALTVFAATFLIVRFAGSPLVDRYGGRVVAAWTVTVEIVALIGIALASGPVGASISTALAGVGLALIYPACVSLTLDRVRGLRPGVSMGVMTSFWDLGVMVAGPLGGLLAEQAGFGTAFLVAAGAGLACVGVLLRMPRPAGSPR, from the coding sequence ATGACTGTTCCGGTGCGACGGTTGTGGGTGGCGGTGCTGTGTGGGTACCTCGCGTTCGGCGCGGCCTTGCAGGCGTTGCCGTCGTACGTGCCGGACAAGTTCGGCGGCGGGGCGCTGGCGAGTGGGACCGCGGTCGGGATCGCGTTCCTGGCGACGGCGTGCGGGCGGCCGTTCGCGGGGTGGCTGGCGGACGCGGGGTGGTCGCGGCCGGTGGTGCTCGTTGGGGGTGTGCTGGCCGCGGTTGGGGGCCTGGGGCAACTATTGGCGCCGGATCTGGTGGTGCTGCTGGTCGCTCGGCTCGTGATGGGTGCCGGCGAGGCGGCGTTGTTCTCGGCCGCGCTGCCATGGGTGCTGGCGGGTACGCGGATCGCGCAGCGCGGGCGGGTGGCCGGCTGGTTCGGTCTGTCGATGTGGGGCGGCTTGGCGGGCGGCCCGGTGGTCGCCACGGCGGTCGGTGGCTTCGTCTGGTGGGCGGTGGTCGCGCTGTCGATGGCGTCCGTCGCGCTGGTGCTCACGACGCGCCATGATCCGGGCCGGGTCGAGCCATTGGTGCGGATCCGGGGCGTCCGTGACCTCGTGCCGCGTGGCGTTCCTTTGCCTGGAGCAACGATCGGCCTCGCGGCGTACTGCTACGGAACGGTCGCCGCGCTCCTCGTGCTCCGCTTGCGCGCCGACGGGATCGGTGTCGACGGCATCGCGCTGACGGTGTTCGCGGCCACTTTCCTGATCGTGCGGTTCGCCGGGAGCCCACTGGTCGATCGGTACGGCGGGCGCGTGGTGGCGGCCTGGACCGTGACCGTGGAGATCGTCGCGCTGATCGGCATCGCGCTGGCGAGCGGCCCGGTCGGCGCGAGCATCTCGACCGCGTTGGCCGGCGTCGGGCTGGCGTTGATCTACCCGGCGTGCGTGTCGCTCACGCTGGACCGGGTGCGTGGACTGCGGCCCGGTGTGTCGATGGGCGTGATGACGTCGTTCTGGGACCTCGGGGTGATGGTCGCGGGTCCGCTCGGTGGGCTGCTCGCCGAACAGGCCGGGTTCGGTACGGCGTTCCTGGTGGCGGCCGGTGCGGGGCTCGCGTGTGTCGGCGTACTGCTCAGAATGCCGCGTCCAGCAGGGTCTCCACGATGA
- a CDS encoding TetR/AcrR family transcriptional regulator has protein sequence MPVKAGERLDPEATRARILQAAADVFGRRGIHATGINEIVEAAGASKLTIYRNFGSKEGLVEAVLTDRTQRVRAWHHEAVEAAPPGRGQILAVFDLIAQWYAEAGFRGCAMMNAATEDRGHDGAPRRLARDHLAFYRELFERLLSEAGARDPRTTARQLVVVLEGATLISAVDQDPGLGAEARVIVETLLDAAF, from the coding sequence ATGCCGGTCAAGGCAGGCGAACGGCTGGATCCCGAGGCGACCAGGGCCCGGATCCTGCAGGCGGCGGCGGACGTGTTCGGCCGGCGCGGGATCCACGCGACCGGCATCAACGAGATCGTCGAGGCGGCCGGCGCCTCCAAGCTGACCATCTACCGGAACTTCGGCTCCAAGGAGGGCCTGGTCGAGGCCGTGCTCACCGACCGCACACAGCGGGTCCGGGCCTGGCACCACGAGGCCGTCGAGGCGGCGCCCCCGGGTCGCGGGCAGATCCTCGCGGTCTTCGACCTGATCGCACAGTGGTACGCCGAAGCCGGGTTCCGCGGCTGCGCGATGATGAACGCGGCGACCGAGGACCGCGGGCACGACGGCGCGCCGCGGCGGCTTGCCCGCGATCACCTCGCCTTCTACCGCGAACTGTTCGAGCGCTTGCTGTCCGAGGCCGGAGCGCGCGACCCACGGACGACGGCGCGGCAGCTCGTCGTCGTGCTGGAAGGCGCGACGCTGATCAGCGCGGTGGACCAGGATCCCGGACTCGGCGCGGAGGCGCGGGTCATCGTGGAGACCCTGCTGGACGCGGCATTCTGA
- a CDS encoding serine hydrolase domain-containing protein — translation MWTSAGFGHVAEAFERNFAERGEVGAAFAAYHRGELVVDLWGGTADPETGRAWDRDTVHLMFSGTKGLTSACVLLLVQRGQLALDDPLSRYWPEFGAQGKKNVTVAEVLSHQARLPWVEAGYADLFDHDAMAAHLAAQAPASDPRAAFMYHPVTWGWLLDELVRRIDGRTVGQFFADEFAVPLGLEVWIGLPEELHRRAARMVAPDGVLADGPWTELNRPNPLWVPGAEKIWNSAEYRSAGFPAVGGYATARGMARFYASLLGDVDGVRVLSPEFVELGRREIRRGTEPTWGGPIAYGAGFELQTGDDRLGDPADAFGHGGAGGSRHGGWPGRETAFSYLMNEVRAAPDERPATLLTALSRGSRATGR, via the coding sequence ATGTGGACATCAGCGGGATTCGGGCACGTGGCCGAGGCGTTCGAGCGGAACTTCGCCGAGCGGGGCGAGGTGGGGGCGGCGTTCGCGGCGTACCACCGGGGGGAGTTGGTGGTCGACCTGTGGGGCGGGACGGCCGATCCGGAGACCGGGCGGGCGTGGGATCGCGACACCGTGCACCTGATGTTCTCCGGGACCAAGGGCCTGACGAGTGCGTGCGTGCTGCTGCTGGTTCAGCGCGGGCAGTTGGCGCTGGACGATCCACTCAGCCGTTACTGGCCCGAATTCGGTGCCCAGGGCAAGAAAAACGTCACGGTCGCCGAGGTGCTGTCCCATCAGGCCCGGCTGCCGTGGGTCGAGGCCGGGTACGCCGACCTGTTCGATCACGACGCGATGGCCGCGCATCTCGCGGCGCAGGCGCCGGCCTCCGATCCGCGGGCGGCGTTCATGTACCACCCGGTCACGTGGGGCTGGCTGCTGGACGAGCTGGTCCGTCGGATCGACGGGCGTACCGTCGGGCAGTTCTTCGCGGACGAGTTCGCCGTACCGCTGGGGCTCGAGGTGTGGATCGGGCTGCCCGAGGAGCTGCACCGGCGGGCGGCGAGGATGGTGGCGCCGGACGGCGTCCTCGCCGACGGCCCGTGGACCGAGCTGAACCGGCCGAATCCGTTGTGGGTGCCGGGTGCGGAGAAGATCTGGAACAGTGCCGAGTACCGCTCGGCGGGATTTCCCGCGGTCGGCGGCTACGCGACGGCCCGCGGGATGGCGCGGTTCTACGCGTCGCTGCTCGGCGACGTGGACGGCGTCCGGGTGCTGTCACCGGAGTTCGTCGAGCTGGGGCGGCGGGAGATCCGGCGGGGGACCGAACCGACGTGGGGCGGCCCGATCGCCTACGGCGCCGGCTTCGAACTGCAGACCGGCGACGACCGGTTGGGCGATCCGGCCGACGCGTTCGGCCATGGTGGGGCCGGCGGCTCGCGGCACGGCGGCTGGCCGGGCCGCGAGACGGCGTTCTCCTACCTGATGAACGAGGTGCGAGCCGCGCCGGACGAGCGGCCCGCCACCCTCCTGACCGCGCTCAGCCGAGGTAGTCGCGCCACGGGCCGGTGA